From Mycobacterium lacus, one genomic window encodes:
- a CDS encoding thioredoxin family protein — translation MATESTMLPLGTPAPSFTLPDPATGATVSLDELTGPALVVTFICNHCPYVQHVAAALAALGRDLADRGVAMVGICSNDVATYPQDGPDQMVAEARRHGWAFPYLYDETQDVARAFSAACTPDTFVFDGERRLVYRGQLDDSRPGNGLPVTAADVRAAVDAVLAGRPVDPNQRPSIGCSIKWR, via the coding sequence ATGGCCACCGAGTCCACCATGCTCCCCCTTGGCACCCCGGCACCGTCGTTCACCCTGCCCGACCCGGCCACCGGCGCCACGGTCAGCCTCGACGAGCTCACGGGTCCCGCGCTTGTCGTCACCTTCATCTGCAACCACTGCCCGTACGTCCAGCACGTCGCCGCCGCGCTCGCCGCGCTCGGTCGGGACCTCGCTGACCGGGGTGTCGCGATGGTCGGCATCTGCAGCAATGACGTGGCCACCTACCCGCAGGACGGACCCGATCAGATGGTCGCCGAGGCCCGCCGCCACGGCTGGGCGTTTCCGTACCTCTACGACGAGACCCAGGACGTGGCACGGGCCTTCTCCGCGGCCTGCACGCCCGACACGTTCGTGTTCGACGGTGAGCGTCGACTCGTGTACCGCGGCCAGCTCGACGACTCCCGCCCCGGGAACGGCCTACCGGTGACGGCCGCTGACGTCCGCGCGGCGGTCGACGCCGTGCTCGCCGGGCGGCCCGTCGACCCGAACCAGCGGCCGTCGATCGGGTGCAGCATCAAGTGGCGGTGA
- a CDS encoding FUSC family protein codes for MNTSLLTRAIDGGHAAVRRLRDVLWAITQASAAAGIAWYIAHDVVGHPDPFFAPIAAAVCVSASNVLHVQRAMQNISGVALGITLGAAVQLLLGTESIAIAVAVFATLCVAVLVGHGFIAQGLTFANQAAGSAILVAAMAGGDRLFERLQEALIGGGLALVFVVLLFPPDPLTMLHDARVGVLGALHNVLAQTADSAGAPATDTSGRPHSAVDRVHERLGELTEARSNARHLVRTAPLRWAARNAVRGADEQAAHLPLLAGSVLHLVHLAPTFASISQPARVAIGDVASALRLAEVDPEAATAHVAAAGRCASALASDDCSTRELVLTSVVRTCVEDLQHMLGLRRD; via the coding sequence GTGAACACTTCGCTGCTAACCCGGGCGATTGACGGCGGCCATGCGGCTGTTCGACGACTCCGTGACGTGCTGTGGGCGATCACGCAGGCATCGGCCGCCGCGGGCATCGCGTGGTACATCGCCCACGACGTGGTCGGTCATCCGGACCCGTTCTTCGCACCGATCGCCGCGGCGGTCTGCGTGTCGGCGAGCAACGTGTTGCACGTGCAGCGCGCGATGCAGAACATCAGCGGTGTGGCATTGGGGATCACCCTGGGCGCCGCGGTGCAACTGCTACTCGGCACCGAATCGATTGCCATCGCCGTCGCGGTGTTCGCCACCCTGTGCGTTGCGGTGCTGGTCGGACACGGGTTCATCGCGCAAGGCCTGACGTTCGCCAACCAGGCCGCCGGTTCCGCGATTCTGGTCGCGGCGATGGCGGGCGGCGATCGCCTATTCGAGCGCCTCCAGGAGGCCCTGATCGGTGGCGGTTTGGCCTTGGTGTTCGTCGTGCTGCTCTTCCCGCCCGATCCGCTAACCATGCTCCACGACGCTCGCGTTGGCGTATTGGGCGCCCTGCACAACGTCCTCGCTCAAACCGCGGATTCGGCCGGCGCGCCCGCGACGGATACGTCGGGCCGACCGCACTCGGCCGTGGATCGGGTGCACGAAAGGCTGGGCGAGCTCACCGAAGCCCGATCCAACGCCCGCCACCTAGTCCGGACCGCGCCGCTGCGGTGGGCAGCACGCAACGCTGTGCGAGGCGCGGATGAACAGGCCGCGCATCTGCCCCTGCTCGCCGGCTCCGTGCTGCACTTGGTTCACCTGGCGCCGACATTCGCCAGCATCTCCCAGCCCGCACGGGTCGCGATTGGGGACGTTGCATCGGCCCTGCGCCTCGCTGAGGTAGATCCCGAGGCAGCAACCGCGCACGTCGCCGCCGCGGGCCGCTGCGCCTCGGCCCTGGCCTCAGACGACTGCAGCACAAGGGAATTGGTGCTCACCAGCGTCGTCCGGACTTGTGTGGAGGACCTACAACACATGCTCGGCTTGCGGCGTGACTGA
- a CDS encoding TIGR03560 family F420-dependent LLM class oxidoreductase, whose translation MRISVKFALSFTYPELADFWRTADGLGFEGVWDYDHFFGPKDHTEPTYEGWTTLAAMAVVTQRARIGCLVSGVTYRNPAVLANMAVTVDHISGGRLSFGLGAGWHEAEHRGYGIDFPSPGTRVAMVDEALTVIRRLWTEESVTFTGKFFTLESALCEPKPLQLPHPPIVMGGTEPKMLRVVARQADEWNMPGHEGPQRWGEVNAQVNMACAEVGRDPADLRRSAQVPLHPAMPGQVDEQLALLAEFEQFGCEHMVLAFREPPTLELLERCAALA comes from the coding sequence ATGCGGATCTCGGTTAAATTCGCGCTGAGCTTCACATACCCCGAGTTGGCGGACTTCTGGCGCACCGCCGATGGTCTTGGCTTCGAAGGGGTGTGGGACTACGACCACTTCTTCGGACCAAAGGACCACACCGAACCGACGTATGAGGGATGGACGACGCTGGCCGCCATGGCTGTGGTGACGCAGCGGGCACGGATCGGCTGCTTGGTGTCCGGCGTGACGTATCGGAATCCGGCGGTGCTCGCCAACATGGCGGTCACCGTCGATCACATCTCCGGCGGTCGGCTCAGCTTTGGGCTCGGCGCCGGATGGCACGAGGCCGAGCACCGCGGGTACGGGATCGACTTTCCGAGCCCCGGCACCCGAGTCGCGATGGTCGACGAGGCACTGACCGTGATCCGCAGGCTCTGGACCGAGGAATCGGTGACCTTCACCGGGAAGTTCTTCACCCTCGAGAGCGCGCTCTGTGAGCCCAAGCCGCTCCAGCTCCCGCACCCGCCGATCGTGATGGGGGGCACGGAGCCGAAGATGCTGCGTGTCGTCGCGCGTCAGGCCGACGAGTGGAACATGCCCGGCCATGAAGGTCCGCAGAGGTGGGGCGAGGTGAACGCCCAGGTCAATATGGCGTGCGCCGAAGTGGGCCGCGATCCTGCCGACCTCCGGCGTTCCGCGCAAGTGCCGCTGCACCCGGCAATGCCGGGACAGGTGGACGAGCAGCTGGCGCTGTTGGCCGAATTCGAGCAATTCGGCTGCGAGCACATGGTATTGGCGTTCCGTGAGCCGCCGACGTTAGAGCTACTCGAGCGCTGTGCCGCACTCGCTTGA
- the katG gene encoding catalase/peroxidase HPI — MSSDTSASPSPKLKAHGPLTNRDWWPDQVDVSVLHPQPPQANPLGEDFDYAKEFAKLDVEALKADLISVMTTSQDWWPADYGHYGGLFIRMSWHAAGTYRIHDGRGGGGQGMQRFAPLNSWPDNASLDKARRLLWPVKKKYGNKISWADLIIFAGNVALESMGFKTFGFGFGREDVWQPEEILWGEEDEWLATDKRYSGERDLAQPYGATTMGLIYVNPEGPEGKPDPIAAARDIRETFGRMAMNDEETAALIVGGHSFGKTHGAGDADLVGPEPEAAPIEQQGLGWKSSYGSGVGKDAITSGLEVVWTSTPTKWGNGYLQNLYGYEWELTKSPAGAWQFKAKDGAGAGTIPDPFGGPGRAPTMLVTDISLREDPIYRRITQRWLDHPEELYEAFAKAWYKLLHRDMGPISRYLGPWVPEPQLWQDPVPDVDHELVDDKDIAALKSKVLESGLSVPQLVKTAWSAAGSYRNTDKRGGANGGRLRLQPQRSWEVNEPSELDKVLPVLERIQQEFNGSASGGKKISLADLIVLAGSAAVEKAAKDAGHEITVHFAPGRTDASQENTDVDSFAVLEPRADGFRNYARAGEKAPLEQLLVERAYLLGVTAPELTVLVGGLRALGANHGGSKHGVFTDRPGALTNDFFVNLLDMGTEWKASESAENVYEGFDRSSGQLKWTATANDLVFGSNSVLRALAEVYAQDDAKEKFVEDFAAAWVKVMNNDRFDLK; from the coding sequence GTGTCATCCGATACATCCGCTAGCCCCTCGCCCAAGCTGAAGGCGCATGGCCCCCTGACGAACCGGGACTGGTGGCCCGATCAGGTCGACGTGTCGGTGCTGCACCCGCAACCGCCCCAGGCCAACCCGCTCGGCGAGGATTTCGACTACGCCAAGGAGTTCGCCAAGCTCGATGTCGAGGCGCTCAAGGCAGATTTGATCTCGGTGATGACCACCTCTCAGGACTGGTGGCCCGCCGACTACGGCCACTACGGCGGCCTGTTCATCCGGATGAGCTGGCACGCCGCCGGCACCTACCGCATTCACGACGGCCGCGGCGGCGGCGGCCAGGGCATGCAACGGTTCGCCCCGCTTAACAGCTGGCCGGACAACGCCAGCCTCGACAAGGCACGCCGGCTGCTGTGGCCGGTGAAGAAGAAGTACGGAAACAAGATCTCCTGGGCGGATCTGATCATCTTCGCCGGCAACGTCGCTCTGGAGTCGATGGGATTCAAGACGTTCGGCTTCGGCTTCGGCCGCGAAGACGTCTGGCAGCCCGAAGAGATCCTCTGGGGCGAAGAGGACGAGTGGTTGGCCACCGACAAGCGCTACTCCGGTGAGCGCGACCTCGCCCAGCCCTACGGCGCGACCACCATGGGTCTGATCTACGTCAATCCGGAAGGCCCCGAAGGCAAACCGGATCCGATCGCCGCGGCTCGCGACATCCGTGAGACGTTCGGCCGCATGGCGATGAATGACGAGGAGACCGCCGCGCTCATCGTCGGCGGCCACAGCTTCGGCAAGACCCACGGCGCCGGCGACGCCGATCTGGTCGGCCCCGAACCCGAGGCCGCCCCGATCGAACAACAGGGACTCGGCTGGAAGAGCTCCTACGGCAGCGGCGTGGGCAAGGACGCCATCACCAGCGGCCTGGAAGTCGTCTGGACCTCGACCCCGACCAAGTGGGGCAACGGGTACCTGCAGAACCTGTACGGCTACGAGTGGGAGTTGACCAAGAGCCCAGCGGGAGCCTGGCAGTTCAAGGCCAAGGACGGCGCCGGCGCGGGCACGATCCCCGATCCGTTCGGTGGACCGGGCCGGGCCCCGACGATGCTGGTCACCGACATCTCGTTGCGCGAGGACCCGATCTACCGGCGGATCACCCAACGTTGGCTGGACCACCCCGAGGAACTGTACGAGGCGTTCGCCAAGGCCTGGTACAAGCTGCTGCACCGCGACATGGGTCCGATCAGCCGCTACCTGGGGCCGTGGGTTCCCGAGCCGCAGCTGTGGCAGGACCCGGTTCCGGACGTGGACCACGAGCTGGTCGACGACAAGGACATTGCGGCGCTGAAGAGCAAGGTGCTCGAGTCCGGCCTTTCCGTTCCGCAGCTGGTGAAGACGGCCTGGTCGGCCGCGGGTAGTTACCGCAACACCGATAAGCGGGGCGGCGCAAACGGTGGACGGCTTCGCCTCCAGCCGCAGCGGAGCTGGGAGGTCAACGAGCCCTCCGAACTGGACAAGGTGCTGCCCGTTCTCGAGCGCATCCAGCAGGAGTTCAACGGCTCGGCCTCCGGCGGCAAGAAGATCTCACTGGCCGACCTGATCGTGCTGGCCGGGTCCGCCGCGGTCGAGAAGGCTGCCAAGGACGCCGGTCACGAGATCACGGTGCATTTCGCGCCCGGGCGTACCGACGCCTCGCAGGAGAACACCGATGTGGACTCGTTCGCGGTGCTCGAACCGCGGGCCGACGGGTTCCGCAACTATGCGCGGGCCGGCGAGAAGGCACCGCTGGAGCAGCTGCTGGTGGAGCGGGCGTACCTGCTGGGTGTGACCGCTCCAGAGTTGACAGTTCTCGTCGGCGGCCTGCGTGCCCTCGGTGCCAACCACGGCGGCAGCAAGCACGGCGTGTTCACCGACAGGCCGGGCGCGTTGACCAACGACTTCTTCGTCAACCTGCTCGACATGGGCACGGAGTGGAAGGCGTCGGAGTCGGCGGAGAACGTCTACGAAGGATTCGACCGCTCGTCGGGACAGCTCAAGTGGACAGCCACCGCGAACGACCTGGTGTTCGGGTCGAATTCGGTGCTGCGCGCGCTGGCCGAGGTCTACGCCCAAGACGACGCCAAGGAGAAGTTCGTCGAGGACTTCGCCGCCGCGTGGGTCAAGGTCATGAACAACGACCGGTTCGACCTCAAGTAG
- a CDS encoding DUF732 domain-containing protein: protein MFTGITSHAGILVTAMVALTGAAILRGGAAVGDQDQDQQFLALLDKKEIPAVANVPSVIAAAHKVCLKLDAGMPVGDVLDGLRNDAYNIDPVVRQYPARLTTTMTRFIAAAVQIYCPYDQPKIAAIMASFAPGSTEPAYRVAGYSHDAAVARPEPTGAGAVRLSHVIDGRVFVAGSLIGAVPAGDPLLPNPPQIPGPPPPTAQILTPPPPMAAPSPKQSPPAPQQPPPPQESPPPPQEPPPPPQEPPPPPQEVVEPPADAPQPGGAAGGGSGGNGGGGGIGGGGSGGNGRGGPVEPAPARPTPPGFIRLAP from the coding sequence ATGTTCACCGGCATCACCAGCCACGCCGGTATCCTGGTTACCGCCATGGTGGCGCTGACTGGCGCCGCAATTCTGCGCGGCGGCGCAGCAGTGGGCGACCAAGACCAGGACCAGCAGTTTCTGGCATTGCTCGACAAAAAAGAAATCCCCGCTGTCGCGAACGTGCCAAGCGTTATTGCCGCGGCCCATAAGGTTTGTCTCAAACTCGATGCCGGCATGCCGGTGGGCGACGTGCTGGACGGGCTGAGAAACGATGCGTACAACATAGATCCGGTCGTGCGTCAGTACCCCGCCCGCCTCACGACCACCATGACCCGATTCATCGCTGCGGCAGTGCAGATCTACTGCCCGTACGATCAACCCAAGATCGCTGCCATCATGGCGAGTTTCGCGCCGGGATCGACGGAACCGGCGTACCGGGTCGCCGGGTACTCGCACGACGCGGCGGTGGCGCGGCCGGAACCGACGGGCGCCGGTGCGGTGCGGCTGTCTCATGTGATAGACGGCCGGGTTTTCGTGGCGGGCTCGCTGATCGGAGCGGTTCCCGCGGGGGATCCCCTGTTACCGAACCCGCCGCAGATTCCGGGACCACCGCCGCCGACGGCGCAGATCCTGACACCACCCCCGCCGATGGCGGCGCCGTCACCAAAACAGTCGCCGCCGGCACCGCAACAGCCGCCGCCACCGCAAGAGTCCCCGCCGCCACCGCAAGAGCCGCCCCCGCCGCCGCAGGAGCCCCCGCCGCCACCGCAAGAGGTAGTGGAGCCTCCCGCTGATGCTCCTCAGCCGGGGGGCGCTGCCGGCGGCGGCAGTGGTGGCAACGGCGGCGGCGGCGGTATCGGCGGCGGCGGCAGTGGCGGCAACGGCCGTGGCGGTCCGGTCGAGCCGGCGCCGGCGCGACCCACACCGCCGGGCTTTATCAGGCTCGCACCGTGA
- a CDS encoding DUF1906 domain-containing protein: MHDSAAPCGRGGRRSVSRREVLKYAFSPVLLSLGPLTTSPDAPQASAANTRLIDFAERTIPPDEIKAAGYDGVVNYVSESRPGANFEAKPITRQYANALRAAGLHIVSNFQYGKPGWSAPSDFTRGYDGGVADAQTALRLHAAAGGPNSAPIFFSIDDDIDLDTWNGLAVDWFRGINSVMGVERTGIYGHCQACAWAIKDGVVGRSTSAGHRWAWQTKAWSHGEREPTAVLYQEVVNSPANPGPLLGGIHVDVDEVLATDFGQWDFDR, encoded by the coding sequence GTGCACGATTCGGCTGCGCCCTGCGGACGCGGCGGACGGCGGTCTGTCTCCAGACGCGAAGTCCTCAAATATGCTTTTTCACCGGTCCTGCTGAGCCTGGGGCCACTGACCACCAGCCCCGACGCCCCGCAGGCATCAGCCGCCAACACCAGACTGATTGATTTTGCCGAGCGGACGATCCCGCCGGATGAGATCAAAGCGGCCGGCTATGACGGGGTGGTGAATTACGTGTCCGAGTCGCGGCCGGGCGCGAACTTCGAGGCAAAACCCATCACCCGCCAATACGCGAACGCGCTGCGCGCCGCGGGTCTCCACATCGTCAGCAACTTCCAGTACGGCAAGCCTGGTTGGTCGGCGCCGTCGGATTTCACCCGCGGCTATGACGGCGGCGTGGCAGACGCCCAGACCGCCCTGCGGCTACACGCCGCGGCCGGGGGCCCGAACTCGGCACCAATCTTCTTCAGCATCGATGACGATATCGATCTCGACACCTGGAATGGCCTTGCGGTCGACTGGTTTCGCGGAATCAATTCGGTAATGGGCGTGGAGCGCACCGGTATCTACGGACATTGCCAGGCATGTGCGTGGGCGATCAAAGACGGCGTCGTTGGGCGCTCCACCTCCGCCGGCCACCGATGGGCATGGCAGACGAAGGCGTGGTCGCACGGCGAGCGCGAGCCCACGGCGGTGCTGTACCAGGAGGTGGTCAACAGCCCCGCGAATCCGGGCCCGCTCTTAGGCGGTATTCATGTGGATGTAGACGAGGTCCTTGCAACCGATTTCGGGCAGTGGGATTTCGATCGATGA
- a CDS encoding FAD-binding protein, whose translation MTEQDDDGAAWDERADVVIVGFGAAGGCAALAAREQGVDVVAIDRFNGGGATALSGGIIYAGAGTAIQRRAGVADSVEQMLAYLRLEVGDAVDPATLESFVRESPAMIDWLANYGVPFDATLCPYKTSFPNNRYYLYHSGSENSGAFRRHTPPVPRGHRVKGKGTSGKKLYRPLAQSAQELGVRLHAHTRATRLIRDAEGRVTGIEAMTLRGAPAAVRATYARLAALSAKPGIYYPPLRRRTDRRLRSLERRFAEHIRIRARRGVVLCAGGFIANTAWISQHAPLFAGGLQLGTSGDDGSGIDLAMSAGAVAGRMDNVSAWRFITPPSAFLSALIVNRHGQRIIDESRYGAAVGQVIVTENGGSAWILADADVMRTARRQLLTQALWFQRAQAAALMVADSRRASTLTEVARKVGIDADGLNATVAAHNSAIDNGEADPMGKPAEFVRRIGSGPYTLLNISVRPSLLNPTPMLTLGGVKVDAASGAVVTGSGDPIPGLYAAGRTAIGICSNGYVSGLSLADCVFSGRRAGTHAALADADAAP comes from the coding sequence GTGACTGAGCAGGACGACGACGGCGCCGCGTGGGACGAACGGGCCGATGTCGTGATCGTCGGGTTCGGCGCAGCAGGTGGCTGTGCCGCGCTCGCCGCCAGGGAACAAGGCGTCGATGTCGTCGCGATCGATCGCTTCAACGGCGGCGGCGCGACGGCGCTCTCCGGCGGGATCATCTACGCCGGGGCGGGCACCGCAATTCAACGGCGGGCAGGAGTCGCCGACAGCGTCGAGCAGATGCTGGCCTATCTGCGCCTCGAAGTCGGCGACGCCGTCGACCCGGCGACGCTGGAATCGTTTGTGCGTGAGAGCCCCGCCATGATCGACTGGCTGGCCAACTACGGCGTCCCCTTCGACGCCACGCTATGCCCGTACAAGACGTCGTTCCCCAACAACCGCTACTACCTCTACCACTCCGGCAGCGAGAACTCCGGCGCCTTCCGCCGACACACGCCCCCGGTGCCGCGCGGACACCGGGTCAAGGGCAAAGGAACGTCCGGCAAGAAGCTCTATCGGCCGCTGGCACAATCGGCGCAAGAGCTCGGGGTCCGACTACACGCGCACACCCGCGCGACGCGCCTGATCCGCGACGCCGAAGGACGGGTCACCGGCATCGAGGCGATGACATTGCGTGGCGCCCCGGCAGCGGTGCGCGCGACGTACGCGCGGTTGGCGGCGTTGTCCGCCAAGCCGGGAATCTACTATCCCCCGCTGCGGCGGCGCACCGATCGGCGGCTGCGGTCCCTCGAGCGCCGCTTCGCCGAGCACATCCGCATCCGCGCCCGGCGCGGGGTGGTGCTGTGCGCCGGCGGGTTCATCGCCAACACCGCGTGGATCAGCCAGCACGCGCCGCTGTTCGCCGGCGGTCTGCAGTTGGGCACCAGCGGTGACGACGGGAGCGGCATCGACTTGGCCATGAGCGCCGGGGCCGTCGCCGGCCGCATGGACAACGTCTCCGCGTGGCGCTTTATCACCCCGCCCAGCGCGTTTCTGTCCGCGCTGATCGTCAACCGCCACGGACAGCGGATCATCGACGAATCCCGTTACGGCGCCGCCGTCGGCCAGGTTATCGTGACCGAGAACGGCGGCAGCGCCTGGATTCTCGCCGACGCCGACGTGATGCGGACGGCGCGGCGCCAGCTCCTCACGCAGGCGCTGTGGTTTCAGCGCGCCCAGGCCGCCGCGCTGATGGTGGCCGACTCCCGGCGTGCGTCGACCCTTACCGAGGTGGCCCGCAAGGTGGGCATCGACGCGGACGGCCTGAACGCCACCGTCGCGGCGCACAACAGTGCCATCGACAACGGCGAGGCCGACCCGATGGGCAAGCCCGCCGAGTTCGTCCGCCGTATCGGATCGGGACCGTACACGCTGCTCAACATCTCGGTGCGGCCCAGCTTGTTGAACCCGACCCCGATGCTCACCCTCGGCGGCGTCAAGGTCGACGCGGCCAGCGGCGCCGTCGTCACCGGGTCCGGCGATCCGATCCCCGGGCTCTACGCTGCGGGACGCACGGCGATCGGCATCTGCTCTAACGGCTACGTCAGTGGGCTTTCGTTGGCTGACTGCGTGTTCTCTGGACGCCGAGCCGGCACCCACGCCGCTCTGGCCGACGCCGACGCGGCACCCTGA
- a CDS encoding Fur family transcriptional regulator — translation MASTADYTEKLRTADLRVTRPRLAVLEAVDANPHADTETIFSAVRIGLPDVSRQAVYDVLNALTAVGLIRRIQPLGSVARYESRVGDNHHHVVCRSCGVIADIDCAIGEAPCLTPSDDNNVLDGFVLDEAEVIYWGLCPDCSTAMPGSQP, via the coding sequence GTGGCCTCAACGGCGGACTACACGGAGAAGCTCCGGACGGCCGATTTGCGCGTGACCCGGCCCAGGCTGGCCGTGCTCGAGGCAGTAGACGCAAATCCGCATGCCGACACCGAGACAATCTTCTCGGCGGTGCGGATCGGTCTGCCTGACGTCTCTCGCCAGGCCGTTTACGACGTGCTCAACGCCCTGACGGCGGTGGGTTTGATTCGGCGGATCCAGCCATTGGGGTCGGTGGCCCGCTATGAGTCCCGGGTCGGCGACAACCACCATCACGTCGTGTGCCGGTCCTGCGGCGTCATCGCCGACATCGACTGTGCGATCGGCGAGGCTCCGTGCTTGACCCCGTCCGACGACAACAACGTCCTGGATGGCTTCGTCCTCGACGAGGCCGAAGTCATCTACTGGGGCCTGTGCCCCGACTGCTCGACCGCAATGCCCGGATCACAGCCGTGA
- a CDS encoding SRPBCC family protein translates to MTASTERYVVTRTIPASPEQIFAVLADPSRHRDTEPGDWVRDAADTAPITGTGQVFAMNMYLTQAGGDYVTYNLVTVFDQDRSIGWMPGQLDDAGNHAPGGWFWRYDLAPNGDRTDVTLTYDWSATPQDFRDRIGGMPAFAEDYLAASLVTLERSVLRTIT, encoded by the coding sequence ATGACCGCGAGCACCGAACGCTACGTCGTCACTCGGACCATCCCGGCTTCCCCGGAGCAGATTTTCGCCGTCCTCGCCGATCCGTCACGCCACCGGGACACCGAGCCCGGTGACTGGGTCCGCGACGCGGCGGACACCGCACCGATCACCGGCACCGGGCAGGTCTTCGCGATGAACATGTACCTGACACAGGCCGGCGGTGACTACGTCACGTACAACCTGGTCACTGTGTTCGACCAGGACCGTTCCATCGGATGGATGCCGGGTCAGCTCGACGACGCGGGCAACCACGCTCCCGGCGGTTGGTTCTGGCGCTACGACCTTGCTCCCAACGGGGACCGCACAGACGTCACCCTCACCTATGACTGGAGCGCCACGCCGCAGGACTTCCGCGACCGGATCGGCGGGATGCCCGCGTTTGCGGAGGATTACCTCGCCGCCTCGCTGGTGACGCTGGAGCGCTCGGTACTGCGGACGATCACCTGA
- a CDS encoding glycosyltransferase, with product MKVVLAGYGSRGDVEPFAAVGRELLRRGHEVRMAVPPNLLGFAESAGLAAVAYGPDSREAMNPATDLVRNLATKLRNPMSMLTEVIEHLSQVKADKGATLVSLAPGADLILAGINEQGVAASVAQYHGIPLAALDVFPAQLWASGGLGPLVTKETDDAARRALGLPAATGSATRLEIQAYEQLCVPGLAAEWAELDVRRPFVGALTLELPTDADDEVSSWTSAGTPPIYFGFGSTPIASWADTVTMIGAACAELGERALICSGPNDFTQIPQFDHVKVVDAVRHAAIFPACRAVVHHGGAGTTAAGMRAGLPTLILWFWLDQPMWAGAIERLKVGSGRAFSATTPQSLVADLRSILTAQCRARAREIAAQMTEPAKSMASAADLLEDAARVESVG from the coding sequence ATGAAAGTTGTGCTGGCAGGCTACGGAAGTCGCGGCGATGTCGAGCCTTTCGCCGCCGTCGGTCGCGAACTGTTGCGCCGAGGTCATGAGGTACGCATGGCGGTCCCGCCTAACCTGCTTGGCTTCGCCGAGTCGGCGGGGCTTGCCGCGGTCGCCTACGGGCCGGACTCGCGGGAGGCGATGAACCCGGCCACGGATTTGGTTCGCAACTTGGCGACGAAGCTCCGAAATCCGATGAGCATGTTGACCGAGGTGATTGAGCACCTCAGCCAGGTCAAGGCGGACAAGGGCGCGACGCTGGTGTCGCTGGCACCAGGGGCCGACCTGATATTGGCGGGCATCAACGAGCAGGGTGTGGCGGCCAGCGTCGCGCAGTATCACGGCATTCCGCTGGCCGCGCTGGACGTTTTCCCGGCGCAGCTTTGGGCATCTGGTGGGCTGGGTCCGCTTGTCACGAAGGAGACCGACGATGCTGCGCGCCGCGCGCTCGGCTTGCCGGCGGCAACCGGCTCCGCAACGCGACTGGAAATCCAGGCCTACGAGCAGCTTTGCGTGCCCGGGCTGGCCGCCGAATGGGCCGAATTGGATGTCCGTCGGCCCTTCGTCGGCGCGTTGACCCTGGAGTTGCCGACGGATGCCGACGACGAGGTCTCGTCGTGGACCTCTGCTGGAACGCCGCCCATCTACTTCGGCTTTGGTAGCACGCCGATCGCATCCTGGGCCGACACGGTCACCATGATCGGTGCGGCCTGCGCGGAGTTGGGCGAGCGAGCGTTGATTTGCAGCGGCCCAAATGACTTCACCCAGATCCCCCAGTTCGACCACGTCAAGGTTGTGGACGCGGTGCGTCATGCGGCCATATTTCCGGCTTGCCGCGCGGTCGTCCACCACGGGGGCGCTGGCACCACGGCCGCGGGCATGCGGGCCGGACTCCCCACGTTGATCCTCTGGTTCTGGCTCGATCAGCCGATGTGGGCCGGGGCCATCGAACGGCTGAAAGTCGGCTCGGGGCGGGCCTTCTCGGCCACCACCCCGCAATCACTGGTCGCTGACCTGCGCTCCATCCTCACCGCGCAGTGCCGCGCTCGAGCCCGTGAGATCGCCGCCCAGATGACCGAGCCCGCCAAAAGCATGGCCAGTGCCGCCGATCTCCTGGAAGACGCGGCCCGCGTCGAGAGCGTTGGCTGA